Genomic window (Enterobacteriaceae bacterium 4M9):
CTCGGTATACCGCCACGCCAGCAGCGACGAGCCGGTATCGCACATCATTCTTGACCCGTTTGCCCGCCATGGCTCGGCAATACAGCCAGCCAGTCTCACTCCAGAAACCACCGCCCTGCCCGCGCTGCCGCTGGATTTACGTCGCTGGCAAAACCAGCAGGAAAAAGCGCTGGTTGAACAAGGGCTGCGTGAGGCGAAATACCATCAAAAACAGGCCGCTGACCTGCTTGGCCTGACCTATCACCAGCTACGTGCGCTGCTGAAAAAGCATGAAATTAACCCGGCGTAATCCGTACGATGCATTGCGCTGGTATCACCGCCTGTTCACCCGTGACAGCGTAATGATGTTGGTAATACTGACGCCCATCGTGCTGATGTTCGCGGGCGTTGTGACGTTGATGCGCCTCACCCGCCAGGTTTATCTGTTTGACCCCGTGCTTTCGTGGCTTATTCCTGCTACGGCGGCAGGCATTGGTGGGCTGCTGGCGGCGCTGATGGTGTTTATGGGCCGCACGCAATATCGCAGTACTAAAGATATGCTTCAGGCCTTTGGTGGCGCGGCCTGCCTGTGTTTTATGCTGTCGTTAAACACGCCGGAGTGCTATGTCCTGATGCGTGATGGCCTACAAACCGAGTACGCCGCGCACTGGCAAATTGTGCATCCAGGTCCCTCGCGCGGGAAATCAGGCCGCTGTGAGGCCGGACTACGCATTAACAGCCAGTCCCTGAACCGCGCGCTCACGCTTTGCACCACGGATAAAGAAATCGCCCGGCTGCGTAAGCCGGGCATGAATTCACTACTCATCACGGAAAAAGTCACCTCAACGGGTGTTCAACTGCTGGCCTACCGCTTTTACGCCAGCGAGCCATGATTTATGATGATGCTGTACGCGGCACCATAATGTAGCTCACAATAATCGCCAGTACGCACAGCCCGGTATTAGCCAGCAGCGTAAACTGAGCGGCACGCTCAATGCCAAAGGGCATCAGCAGTGCAAACAGTGACGCCGACCCGGCAATCCCGAAGGCCCCTCCCAGCGAACTGCCCATTTTGTAGAGACCGGAGGCCACACCCAGTTTTTCCGCCGGTGCATTGGTTACCGCCGTGTCGGTTGACGGCGTGGCGTAGCAGCCCAGGCCAAAGCCGAACAACACATAAGCCAGCGCGACATTGACGACATAAGCCGTATCACCGAGGAAAGTAAACGACAACATCATTACACCTGCGCCAGTAATGGCCGGCCCCGCCAGCATAGGAATGCGCGCACCGTAGCGTTGCAGCAGCTTTTCCCCGACGCGAATCATTGCCAGCACCATAATCAGGTAGCCCAGCGTCATCATGCCCACTTTAAACGAACTGAAGGCACGCCCCTGCTGCATGTAGATACTGGCCACCATCATGGTACCGATACAGCCGTTAAGCAGCATGTTAGAGAGTGTGGCACCGTTCCAGGCCCGATTGCGGAACAGTTCGAAATCAATTAACGCATTACCGCCCTGCCTGGCGCGCTCTATGCGCCAGAAACACAGCGCTACAACGACAGCCGCTGCCAGCATGGTCAGCGACTCAACGCTAAACCAGCCCCAGACGCGCCCTTTAGAAATAAAGAGGTTGAGTAACACCAGCGCAGCGGCAAGGCTGACCAGCCCGGCCCAGTCAAGCTTTGTGCGTGCCGCCGTAACGCTACGGCTTTCTGGCGCGTTGCGCAGCAGGTAGAGAGAGAGCAACGCCACCGCGCTTGAAACAATGAAAATCCAGCGCCAGCCCAGTCCCGTGGCAATGGCACCGCCGACGATGGAACTCAATCCACTCCCGCCCCAGGAGCCAATCACCCAAAAACTCACCGCACGCTGACGCGCTTTGCCGTCATACCAGTCTTTGAGCAGCGCAAGTGTGGCGGGCATGATACAGGCGGCAGAAAACCCCTGCACCGCCCGGCCCAGTAAAAACAGCAGCGGCCCCTGAGCGACCACCAGCATCAAACTGCCTGCAATGCTTAACACCAGCCCGATGCGGGTGAGGCGCATACGGCCAAAACGGTCAGCCAGCCCACCGCTGGCAACAATGAAGCAGCCGCTAAACAGCGCGCTGAGGCTGACTGCCATTGTCAGCGTTTCAACCGGGATTGCGACACTGGCCTCAATGGCCGGTACCACGTTTATCATCGACTGTGCGAACAGCCAGAACGTAAGGACACCCAGAACAATGCCAGTCAACAGACGGTCGTTACCGACAAAACGTGCGTCATCAAGAGAAATTGAACTCATGGTATTACCCTCCTCATCGGGGGATAGCCGGTGCCAGTGACAGCACCGGCGGGTTCATTAGCGCAAAAATTTTTCGGTCAGAGAGCACCAGAGCGCCGCAGCGGGAACGATATTCTCGTCGTTGAAGTCGTAGCCGGGGTTGTGAACCATGCATCTGTCTGCTTCATCGCCGGCACCAATGATGAAATAACTGCCGTTCGGGTTTTTCTCCAGCATGAAGGCAAAGTCTTCGCTGCCCATAAACGGTGGTGCGGTAATCACGCGCTCCGCGCCAAAGAGATCGGTCGCAATACCACGAACCAGTTCGTTGGCCTGCGGGTTGTTGACCAGCACCGGGCTACCGTTAACGTGGGTCAACGTTACCGTCGCGTTAAAGCTTGCCGCCTGAGATACCGCAATATCGTGCACCCGTTGAAGCACTGTCTTGCGAACGTCTTCATCCAGCGTGCGAATACTGAGCTTCATCAGCGCTTTTTCGTTAATGATGTTCGGCGCTTCACCCGCCTGAATACTCCCCACCGTCACCACCACCGGCTGGAACGGCGTGATATTGCGCGAGACAATGGTTTGCAGCGCCACCGCGATATGGCAGGCGACAAGTGTGGCATCAACCGTGCGCTCCGGCAGCGCGCCATGGCCGCCAACGCCGTTGACCTCAATGTGCAAGGTGTCGGATGAGGCCATCATCGGCCCATCGCGAAAAGCAAAGTGGTTGAGCTTTACGCCCGGCATGTTATGCAGACCAAAGATGCTGTCGCAGGGGAATTTATCGAACAGCCCGTCTTCGAGCATGACTCGCCCGCCGTAAAGCAGCTCTTCTGCGGGCTGGAAAATCAAATGCAGCGTGCCGTTAAAATTGCGGGTGCGTGCCAGATATTGCGCAGCACAAAGAAGAATGGTGGTATGACCGTCATGTCCACAGCCGTGGAAGCGGTTTTCAATTTTACTGCTCCAGGCTTTGCCGTTGTTTTCACCCATTGGCAGCGCATCAATATCGGCGCGCAATCCCAGGCGCTTCGCGCCATCACCGCACTTCAGCGTACCAACGACACCGGTTGTTGCCAGCCCGCGATGAACCTCATATCCCCATTCTTCCAGTAGCCTGGCAATTAAATCGCTGGTGTGATGTTCTTCAAAACCGACTTCCGGTTGACTGTGTATCTGGCGCCGTATGGCTGTGAATACTGCTTCCTGCTCGCGCAACGCCGCAATCATGTGCTGTGCCATTGTGTGTCACCTTCGTTATTTTTATGGTCGCACTCTGGAGTTTATGGCGATTTTTCGGCTTTAAAATAGCGTTTTTTGTTTTAAAGTGACGCATGAGCGTTGACTGTTTTTCATACCGTGCGCTTATGACAAAAAACAGGGACTATATTTTTGCATTCACAGTCAGGAGGAAGCATGACGGAACGTGAACTTGCTGAGTTCTCCGTTGATCTGTACCAGGTGCAGTTTCTGCGTAAATCCGGGTTAAACGGACTGACGCTGGTTCAGGTACTGCGCGGCGAATTACTGTTTTGCTCAGGTGAGCACACCAGCACCCTGAACAGCGGCGCAATACAACTGGTCAACCGCCACACCGAGTGGTCGTTGCAGGGCCAGAGTGAAAATATGGTGATGATCGTCACGCTCAGTGGTCAATGGGTCGCTCGCTGGTACCCTGATTTTTTCCTGTATGACTATCAACTCACTGACCCAAACGCACCCCAGAACTGGAACCTCGCCCTGCACACTGCGCTGCGCCAGGTGCTGGAAGCGACCGTTGTGAAAAACGCACAACGTTACCGCCTGGAGTTGAATCGCTGGCTGAGCGAGGTAATGCTGATTCTGATAACGGGTTTTCAACAGCCGGCCAAAGCAAACGGCAGCCGCCATCAGCAGTGGAGCCGGCGCATCACGCAGGTGGTGCAGCGCATTGAAAGCAACGTGGAGCGGCGCATCAGTCTGGGTGAAATCGCCCGTGCCGAATTTGTTTCTGAAGCATGGCTGTCGCGGCTATTTCGCAGAGAAGTCGGTGTAAGCTTTATGCAATTTATCACCACGCTGCGGCTGCAAAACGCCGTGGAAGCACTGCGCACCACCAGCAAGCCGGTGCATCAGATAGCGCTTGAGCAGGGCTTTGCCAACAACCGGCAGATGATAGATTTGTTTAAGCGCCATTACGGCAAAACGCCACGCCAGTTTCGCCGTAATCCCCAGGATGACGCGCCGCTGCGCCCGGGGACGCGTGACGACGAGCAACGCAATGAACGCAATGTAAGCCCCGTCCCAACGCACCTGATTTTTGCCTTGCTTAACCAAGCCGATCCACATAAAGACGCCATCCCGGCCCCGCATTACGACACAGGCGAAGAACTGAAAGTGACGCTTCGTAATAGCAGAGTGCGCCCGCAGCGCACCCGCGACATAGTTATCACCGTGCGCGACATTGACGATTTGCTTCAGCATGAGGTACAGACTCAACTACGTAAACTGCACGCAACGCTTCCGATAAGCGCACTGGATATTGCCGAACCGTTGCTTAACAGTCCGCTGCTCAGCAGCGCCTGGCAGACACCGCTGATGGCAAACCCCGGCTGGATGCGCCTGCAGCAGATTTTACATTTTATCGATGAACTGGATGTTGCACTCAATCTGCGCCTGGATGCCAGCAGCACCCCGCAACAACTTGGCCACTTTTTACGCCAGTGCGTTGATTATTTCCCCTTATCGCGCCTGAGCCGCTGGCGTTTTTTGTGGGTGTGCTCTGTCAACACTCCCGCGCGCAACAATGAGCAAAGCTGGAAAACACTGCGCTGGTGCATACGACAGCATCTGCCCCAGGCGCAAATTGGCCTTTATTACCCGTTTGCCCCCGGTACTGACGGTATTCGCCATGAAGCGGTCTGGCATCAACCCTGGCTGCGGGAAGCTGATTTTATTGCCTGTACTGCCGATGCTAACGAAACGCTCGATCTGCATAGCAACCCCGATGAAGACGCACCGCTTCAGCGTGCGGTGGATTACCCGACACAAAGGTTGCAGGCCATCACAACCGAATTACATCGCCACAAACTCACATTGCCTGTCCACCTGCTGGCCTGGAACACGCTTACCGGGCAAACGCTGTATGCCAACGGCGGCTTCTTTCGCGGCGCGCTGCTGATGCACACCCTGCTTAGTCTGCCCGAAAGTGTTGTGAATGTCGGTTTCTGGCTCAATGCCACTTTGCAACACGAAGCGCTGGAGGATGAGAAATTCGACACCTCAAGCCTGGCCATCTGGTTTGGTGACGCGCTACCGCGCCCGGTTTATTGGGTGCTGCGCCTGTGGTGCCGGCTGCGCGGGGAGCGAGTTGCCAGCGGGCCAGGCCACTTGCTGACGCGCAGCGACGACGGCTGGCAGCTGCTTTTGAGTAACACCGTCGCCTTCAACCCGGACTTATCCAGCCAGGAAACATTTATCCAGCGCTTTCGCCGCCGCATGAGTCTGACCGTCAGCGGCATACTGCCAGGGCGCTGGCGCATCCGCCGTCTTCGCTTCGATCAGCAAAATGGCGCGTTGTTTCCACTGATGGAACACATGCAGACCGTAAGCGGCCCGGACGCAGAGGCGCTGGACTGGATACGCCACCGCGCCCGCCCACAAATGCAGATGTGGGAAGAAACGCTGTCTGGCGAATGGCGGGTACAGGAGACGCTGGAGAGCAACGCACTGGTCCTTTACGAGCTGTCGCCACTGCGCTGAACACGTCAACAAAATACCCGGCAATGCGATGGGCTTTGGGAAGCGCCCTGATGTGAGATACACTTTGCCTATTGCAGATGAAAACTCAAAAACTTATGCGCGGATTTATTCCATTCCTGTTACTGACGCTCGGCACCCTAAGCGCAGCGGCGCACGCCGAGGCCCCCGCCAAACCCGCACTGGATATTCGCCAGAGCGGGTTTGTTTATTGCGTCAGCGGTCAGGTAAACACCTTCAACCCCCAGCAATCCAGCAGCGGTCTGACCGTGGATACGCTCGCCGCCCAGCTTTACGACCGCCTGCTTGACGTCGACCCGTACACCTATCGGCTGGTGCCGGAGCTGGCTGAAAGCTGGGAAGTGCTCGACAACGGGGCGACCTACCGTTTCCACCTGCGTCGCAATGTCCAGTTCCAGACCACAGCGTGGTTCACGCCCAGGCGGGCATTAAACGCTGACGATGTGGTGTTCACCTTTGAACGCATCATTAATGAAAATCACCCCTGGCACTACATTAACGGCGGCAGCTATCCCTATTTCGACAGTTTGCAGTTCGGTAGCAACGTTAAAAACGTGCGTAAGCTTGATAATTACACCGTTGAGTTCCAGCTTAAACAGCCTGACGCCTCATTCTTGTGGCACCTTGCTACGCATTACGCTTCGGTGATGTCAGCGGAATATGCCAATAAGCTGGCGGCAGAAGATAAGCAGGAGCAACTGGACCGCCAGCCTGTCGGCACCGGGCCGTTTCTGCTAAGCGAACACCGGGCCGGGCAATATATCCGCCTGGCGCGCCATGAGAAGTTCTGGCGCGGCGTGCCGCGTATGCCACAGGTGGTTATCGATCTTGGCTCTGGTGGCACAGGCCGCCTGTCGCGACTGCTGACGGGCGAATGCGACGTGCTGGCCTGGCCTGCCGCCAGCCAGCTCACCATTCTG
Coding sequences:
- a CDS encoding MFS transporter, with translation MSSISLDDARFVGNDRLLTGIVLGVLTFWLFAQSMINVVPAIEASVAIPVETLTMAVSLSALFSGCFIVASGGLADRFGRMRLTRIGLVLSIAGSLMLVVAQGPLLFLLGRAVQGFSAACIMPATLALLKDWYDGKARQRAVSFWVIGSWGGSGLSSIVGGAIATGLGWRWIFIVSSAVALLSLYLLRNAPESRSVTAARTKLDWAGLVSLAAALVLLNLFISKGRVWGWFSVESLTMLAAAVVVALCFWRIERARQGGNALIDFELFRNRAWNGATLSNMLLNGCIGTMMVASIYMQQGRAFSSFKVGMMTLGYLIMVLAMIRVGEKLLQRYGARIPMLAGPAITGAGVMMLSFTFLGDTAYVVNVALAYVLFGFGLGCYATPSTDTAVTNAPAEKLGVASGLYKMGSSLGGAFGIAGSASLFALLMPFGIERAAQFTLLANTGLCVLAIIVSYIMVPRTASS
- a CDS encoding amidohydrolase — its product is MAQHMIAALREQEAVFTAIRRQIHSQPEVGFEEHHTSDLIARLLEEWGYEVHRGLATTGVVGTLKCGDGAKRLGLRADIDALPMGENNGKAWSSKIENRFHGCGHDGHTTILLCAAQYLARTRNFNGTLHLIFQPAEELLYGGRVMLEDGLFDKFPCDSIFGLHNMPGVKLNHFAFRDGPMMASSDTLHIEVNGVGGHGALPERTVDATLVACHIAVALQTIVSRNITPFQPVVVTVGSIQAGEAPNIINEKALMKLSIRTLDEDVRKTVLQRVHDIAVSQAASFNATVTLTHVNGSPVLVNNPQANELVRGIATDLFGAERVITAPPFMGSEDFAFMLEKNPNGSYFIIGAGDEADRCMVHNPGYDFNDENIVPAAALWCSLTEKFLR
- a CDS encoding helix-turn-helix domain-containing protein, with protein sequence MTERELAEFSVDLYQVQFLRKSGLNGLTLVQVLRGELLFCSGEHTSTLNSGAIQLVNRHTEWSLQGQSENMVMIVTLSGQWVARWYPDFFLYDYQLTDPNAPQNWNLALHTALRQVLEATVVKNAQRYRLELNRWLSEVMLILITGFQQPAKANGSRHQQWSRRITQVVQRIESNVERRISLGEIARAEFVSEAWLSRLFRREVGVSFMQFITTLRLQNAVEALRTTSKPVHQIALEQGFANNRQMIDLFKRHYGKTPRQFRRNPQDDAPLRPGTRDDEQRNERNVSPVPTHLIFALLNQADPHKDAIPAPHYDTGEELKVTLRNSRVRPQRTRDIVITVRDIDDLLQHEVQTQLRKLHATLPISALDIAEPLLNSPLLSSAWQTPLMANPGWMRLQQILHFIDELDVALNLRLDASSTPQQLGHFLRQCVDYFPLSRLSRWRFLWVCSVNTPARNNEQSWKTLRWCIRQHLPQAQIGLYYPFAPGTDGIRHEAVWHQPWLREADFIACTADANETLDLHSNPDEDAPLQRAVDYPTQRLQAITTELHRHKLTLPVHLLAWNTLTGQTLYANGGFFRGALLMHTLLSLPESVVNVGFWLNATLQHEALEDEKFDTSSLAIWFGDALPRPVYWVLRLWCRLRGERVASGPGHLLTRSDDGWQLLLSNTVAFNPDLSSQETFIQRFRRRMSLTVSGILPGRWRIRRLRFDQQNGALFPLMEHMQTVSGPDAEALDWIRHRARPQMQMWEETLSGEWRVQETLESNALVLYELSPLR
- the sapA gene encoding peptide ABC transporter substrate-binding protein SapA, whose amino-acid sequence is MRGFIPFLLLTLGTLSAAAHAEAPAKPALDIRQSGFVYCVSGQVNTFNPQQSSSGLTVDTLAAQLYDRLLDVDPYTYRLVPELAESWEVLDNGATYRFHLRRNVQFQTTAWFTPRRALNADDVVFTFERIINENHPWHYINGGSYPYFDSLQFGSNVKNVRKLDNYTVEFQLKQPDASFLWHLATHYASVMSAEYANKLAAEDKQEQLDRQPVGTGPFLLSEHRAGQYIRLARHEKFWRGVPRMPQVVIDLGSGGTGRLSRLLTGECDVLAWPAASQLTILRDDPRLRLSLRPGMNIAYLAFNTNKPPLNNPEVRHALALAINNQRLMQSIYYGTAETAASILPRASWAYDNDARVTEYNPKKARERLAELGVQNLQLQLWVPTSSQAWNPSPLKTAELLQADMAQIGVKVTIVPVEGRFQEARLMDMNHDLTLAGWATDSNDPDSFFRPLLSCAAIRSQTNYTHWCNPEFDNVLQQALRSQQLAARIDDYDRAQRILARELPVLPLASSLRLLAYRYDIKGLVLSPFGNASFAGVYRDDAEGTTP